From Pseudomonas hefeiensis, one genomic window encodes:
- the nosZ gene encoding TAT-dependent nitrous-oxide reductase — MSDKKTETSGAVEEPRGVSRRGFLGTSAVTGAVLAGATALGGAVFSRESWAAAAKEAKSKVHVGPGELDDYYGFWSGGHQGEVRVLGVPSMRELMRIPVFNVDSATGWGLTNESKRILGDSAKYQNGDCHHPHISMTDGKYDGKYLFINDKANSRVARIRLDIMKCDKILTVPNVQAIHGLRLQKVPYTKYVFANAEFVIPHPNDGRTFDLQDKNSYTMFNAIDAEKMEMAFQVIVDGNLDNSDADYTGKYAASTCYNSEKAYDLGGMMRNERDWVVVFNIPRIEAAIKAGKFITLDGSKVPVVDGRKTDGKDSAFTRYIPVPKNPHGLNTSPDGKYFIANGKLSPTVSMIAIDRLDDLFDDRYKDPREVIIAEPELGLGPLHTTYDGRGNAYTTLFIDSQVVKWNMDEAIRAYKGEKVNYIKQKLDVQYQPGHNHASLTETSEADGKWLVVLCKFSKDRFLPTGPLHPENDQLIDISGEEMKLVHDGPAFAEPHDCILARRDQIKTQKIWSRTDPYFADTVVLAKKDGINLETDNKVIRDGNKVRVYMTSMAPAYGLTEFTVKQGNEVTVTITNIDQIEDVSHGFVMTNHGVSMEISPQQTSSITFIADKAGLHWYYCSWFCHALHMEMVGRMLVEKA; from the coding sequence ATGAGCGATAAAAAAACCGAAACCAGCGGCGCGGTCGAAGAACCCAGGGGCGTCAGCCGTCGAGGCTTTTTGGGCACAAGTGCGGTGACCGGCGCGGTGCTGGCCGGCGCCACGGCGTTGGGTGGCGCGGTGTTCAGCCGTGAGTCCTGGGCCGCAGCGGCCAAGGAAGCCAAGTCCAAAGTGCACGTCGGCCCCGGCGAGCTGGACGACTATTACGGTTTCTGGAGCGGCGGCCACCAGGGCGAGGTGAGGGTGCTGGGTGTGCCGTCGATGCGCGAGCTGATGCGTATTCCGGTGTTCAACGTCGACTCGGCCACCGGTTGGGGGCTGACCAACGAAAGCAAGCGCATCCTGGGTGACAGCGCCAAGTACCAGAACGGCGACTGCCATCACCCGCACATCTCCATGACCGATGGCAAATACGACGGCAAATACCTGTTCATCAACGACAAGGCCAATTCCCGGGTCGCGCGCATTCGCCTGGACATCATGAAGTGCGACAAGATTCTCACCGTGCCCAACGTACAGGCGATTCATGGCCTGCGCCTGCAAAAGGTGCCGTACACCAAGTACGTGTTCGCTAACGCCGAATTTGTCATCCCGCACCCCAATGACGGTCGCACGTTCGACCTGCAAGACAAGAACAGCTACACGATGTTTAACGCCATCGACGCCGAAAAAATGGAAATGGCCTTCCAGGTGATCGTCGACGGCAATCTGGACAACTCCGACGCCGACTACACCGGCAAGTACGCCGCCAGCACCTGCTATAACTCCGAGAAGGCCTACGACCTGGGCGGCATGATGCGCAACGAGCGCGACTGGGTGGTGGTGTTCAACATCCCGCGCATCGAAGCGGCGATCAAGGCCGGCAAGTTCATTACCCTGGACGGCTCCAAGGTGCCGGTGGTCGATGGTCGTAAAACCGATGGCAAGGACAGCGCGTTCACCCGCTACATTCCGGTGCCGAAGAACCCTCATGGGCTCAATACCTCACCGGATGGGAAATACTTCATTGCTAATGGCAAGCTGTCGCCCACCGTTTCGATGATCGCCATTGACCGGCTGGATGACCTGTTCGACGACCGCTACAAAGACCCGCGCGAGGTGATCATCGCTGAACCGGAATTGGGCCTGGGGCCGTTGCACACCACCTACGACGGGCGCGGCAATGCCTACACCACCTTGTTTATCGACAGTCAGGTGGTGAAGTGGAACATGGACGAGGCCATCCGCGCCTACAAGGGCGAGAAGGTCAACTACATCAAGCAAAAGCTCGATGTGCAGTACCAACCCGGTCACAACCACGCGTCCCTGACCGAAACCAGCGAGGCGGACGGCAAATGGCTGGTGGTCTTGTGCAAGTTCTCCAAGGACCGCTTCCTGCCCACCGGTCCGTTGCACCCGGAAAACGACCAGTTGATCGACATCTCCGGCGAAGAAATGAAGCTGGTACACGATGGCCCGGCCTTTGCCGAACCCCATGACTGCATCCTCGCCCGGCGTGACCAGATCAAGACCCAGAAGATCTGGAGCCGCACCGATCCGTACTTCGCCGACACCGTGGTCTTGGCCAAAAAGGATGGCATCAACCTGGAGACCGACAACAAGGTCATCCGTGACGGTAACAAGGTTCGGGTCTACATGACCTCGATGGCACCGGCCTATGGCCTGACGGAGTTCACCGTCAAGCAAGGCAACGAGGTGACGGTGACGATCACCAACATCGACCAGATCGAAGACGTCTCCCACGGCTTTGTCATGACCAACCACGGCGTGAGCATGGAGATCAGCCCGCAACAGACCTCGTCCATCACCTTCATCGCCGACAAGGCCGGTTTGCATTGGTACTACTGCAGCTGGTTCTGCCACGCCCTGCACATGGAAATGGTCGGGCGCATGCTGGTTGAAAAGGCCTGA
- a CDS encoding excinuclease ABC subunit UvrA, translating into MPQRSAPTAPLPENTGFVRVRGAREHNLKNVDVDIPRDALVVFTGVSGSGKSSLAFSTLYAEAQRRYFESVAPYARRLIDQVGVPDVDSIEGLPPAVALQQQRGTPSARSSVGSVTTLSSLIRMLYSRAGSYPAEQPMLYAEDFSPNTPQGACQQCHGLGRVYEVTEASMVPDPSLTIRERAVAAWPMAWQGQNLRDILVTLGYDVDIPWRDLPKKQRDWILFTEETPTVPVYAGLTPAQTRTALKRKLEPSYQGTFSGARRYLLHTFMHSQSAQMRKRVAQYMRASPCPVCEGKRLKRQALTVTFAGLDIAELSHLPLLELAEVLKGVAAPAYLAQAEEPGTTLTHQQTREAREQRAARGENPHAGGPDARHTHNLSLEKRLAAQRIATELLERIVTLIDLGLGYLAMERSTPTLSSGELQRLRLATQLNSQLFGVIYVLDEPSAGLHPADSEALFQALQRLKASGNSVFVVEHDLDTMRRADWLIDVGPDAGEQGGKILYSGPPAGLRQVPESRTRAYLFAEDSATGRTPRTPKDWLRLEGITRNNLDNLSAAFPLGCFSAVTGISGSGKSSLVSQALLDLVGSHLGQASHNAEADEQSLEDEPLQTSSGHVTAGLEAVKRLVQVDQKPIGRTPRSNLATYTGLFDHVRKLFAATPQARELGFDAGQFSFNVAKGRCETCEGEGFVSVELLFMPSVYAPCPTCHGDRYNPQTLEVNWQGLNIAQVLQLTVNQALEVFAEQASAKRSLQVLQDIGLGYLRLGQPATELSGGEAQRIKLATELQRKARGATLYVLDEPTNGLHPQDVDRLLVQLNRLVDEGHSVVVVEHDMRVVAQSDWVIDIGPGAGNQGGKVVVCGAPAKVAECQESRTAAFLGRVLQPGN; encoded by the coding sequence ATGCCCCAACGCTCCGCTCCCACCGCCCCATTGCCTGAAAACACCGGCTTCGTCCGGGTGCGTGGCGCCCGCGAACACAATCTCAAAAATGTCGACGTCGACATCCCCCGCGATGCCCTGGTGGTATTCACTGGCGTGTCGGGGTCGGGCAAGTCGTCGCTGGCCTTTTCCACGCTTTATGCCGAAGCCCAGCGCCGCTATTTCGAGTCCGTCGCACCCTATGCCCGACGCCTGATCGACCAGGTGGGCGTGCCGGACGTGGACAGCATCGAAGGCCTGCCGCCAGCGGTGGCCTTGCAACAACAGCGCGGCACCCCCAGCGCACGCTCCTCGGTAGGCAGCGTCACCACCTTGTCGAGCCTGATCCGCATGCTCTACTCCCGGGCCGGGAGCTACCCGGCCGAGCAACCCATGCTCTACGCCGAGGATTTTTCGCCCAACACGCCTCAGGGCGCCTGCCAGCAATGCCATGGCCTGGGTCGGGTCTATGAAGTGACCGAAGCGTCCATGGTGCCGGACCCTTCGCTGACCATCCGCGAGCGCGCCGTGGCGGCCTGGCCCATGGCCTGGCAGGGCCAGAACCTGCGGGACATCCTGGTGACCCTGGGTTATGACGTCGACATCCCCTGGCGCGACCTGCCGAAAAAGCAGCGTGACTGGATTCTCTTCACCGAAGAAACCCCAACCGTCCCGGTGTACGCCGGGCTCACCCCGGCCCAGACCCGCACGGCCCTCAAGCGCAAACTCGAACCCAGCTATCAAGGCACGTTCAGTGGCGCCCGACGCTACCTGCTGCACACGTTCATGCACTCCCAAAGCGCCCAGATGCGCAAACGCGTGGCGCAATACATGCGCGCCAGCCCTTGCCCGGTGTGCGAGGGTAAACGCCTCAAGCGCCAGGCGCTGACGGTGACCTTCGCCGGCCTGGACATCGCCGAACTGTCCCACCTGCCGTTGCTGGAGCTGGCCGAGGTGCTCAAGGGCGTTGCCGCCCCCGCTTATCTGGCACAAGCCGAGGAACCGGGAACAACCCTCACCCACCAGCAAACCCGAGAGGCCCGCGAGCAACGCGCCGCCCGCGGTGAAAATCCCCACGCCGGTGGGCCTGATGCACGCCACACCCACAATCTTTCCCTGGAAAAACGCCTGGCCGCCCAACGCATCGCCACTGAATTGCTGGAGCGCATCGTCACCCTCATCGATCTGGGCCTCGGCTACCTGGCCATGGAGCGCAGCACACCGACGCTGTCTTCCGGCGAGCTGCAACGCCTGCGCCTGGCAACCCAGCTCAACTCCCAGCTGTTCGGCGTGATCTATGTGCTGGATGAACCCTCTGCCGGCCTGCACCCGGCCGACAGCGAAGCGCTGTTCCAGGCCCTGCAACGCCTCAAGGCCTCGGGTAATTCAGTGTTTGTGGTCGAACACGACCTGGACACCATGCGCCGCGCCGACTGGCTCATCGACGTCGGCCCCGACGCGGGTGAACAAGGCGGGAAAATCCTCTACAGCGGCCCACCCGCCGGCCTGCGGCAGGTACCGGAGTCACGCACCCGTGCCTACCTGTTTGCCGAGGACAGCGCTACGGGGCGTACGCCTCGGACACCCAAGGACTGGTTGCGCCTGGAAGGCATCACCCGCAACAATCTGGATAACCTGAGCGCCGCCTTTCCCCTGGGTTGCTTCAGCGCTGTGACCGGCATTTCCGGCTCGGGTAAATCCAGCCTGGTCAGCCAGGCCCTGCTGGACTTGGTGGGCAGCCATCTGGGCCAGGCCAGCCACAACGCCGAAGCCGATGAACAAAGCCTGGAGGATGAACCGCTGCAAACCAGCAGTGGCCACGTCACCGCCGGGCTCGAGGCGGTCAAGCGACTGGTCCAGGTGGACCAGAAACCCATCGGCCGCACCCCGCGCTCCAACCTCGCCACCTACACCGGGCTGTTCGATCACGTACGTAAATTGTTCGCCGCCACGCCGCAGGCGCGGGAACTGGGTTTCGATGCCGGACAGTTCTCCTTCAACGTCGCCAAAGGCCGTTGCGAAACCTGCGAGGGCGAGGGCTTCGTCAGCGTCGAGTTGTTGTTCATGCCCAGCGTGTATGCACCCTGCCCCACGTGCCACGGGGATCGCTACAACCCCCAGACCCTTGAAGTGAACTGGCAGGGGCTGAACATTGCTCAGGTGTTGCAACTGACCGTGAACCAGGCGCTTGAGGTGTTTGCCGAGCAGGCATCGGCCAAGCGCTCACTGCAAGTGCTGCAGGATATCGGGCTGGGTTACCTGCGTTTGGGCCAACCGGCCACGGAACTGTCCGGCGGCGAGGCCCAGCGCATCAAACTGGCGACCGAGCTGCAACGCAAAGCCCGGGGCGCCACCTTGTACGTGCTGGATGAGCCAACCAACGGCTTGCATCCCCAGGACGTGGATCGCTTGCTGGTGCAGTTGAATCGCCTGGTGGATGAAGGCCACAGCGTGGTTGTGGTGGAACATGACATGCGCGTAGTTGCGCAGAGTGATTGGGTCATCGACATCGGCCCGGGCGCTGGGAACCAAGGCGGAAAAGTCGTGGTATGCGGGGCTCCGGCGAAGGTCGCCGAATGTCAGGAAAGTCGAACGGCGGCCTTTCTGGGCAGAGTGCTGCAACCCGGAAATTGA
- a CDS encoding nitrous oxide reductase accessory protein NosL produces MNRLYSNTGRVLAGVLVCLALVACGKTEPPPATEAVLAFHPSDECHVCGMVITDFPGPKGAAATASGVKKFCSPAEMLGWWLQPENHRADVQLYVHDMGRSHWNTPDDAHLIDARTAYFVIGSKLKGAMGVVLATFADVQAAEKLASDTGGRVLRLEDIDQKLLGQATAMSPMSH; encoded by the coding sequence ATGAACAGGCTGTATTCGAATACGGGCCGAGTCCTGGCCGGGGTGTTGGTGTGCCTGGCGCTGGTGGCATGCGGCAAGACTGAGCCGCCACCGGCCACTGAGGCGGTGCTGGCGTTCCACCCCAGCGACGAGTGCCATGTGTGCGGCATGGTCATCACGGATTTTCCCGGACCCAAGGGTGCGGCAGCGACCGCCAGCGGCGTGAAAAAGTTCTGCTCGCCGGCCGAGATGCTCGGTTGGTGGCTGCAGCCGGAGAACCATCGGGCCGACGTCCAGCTGTACGTCCACGACATGGGGCGCAGCCACTGGAATACCCCGGATGATGCGCACCTGATCGATGCGCGGACCGCCTATTTCGTCATCGGCTCCAAGCTCAAGGGTGCCATGGGCGTCGTGCTGGCCACGTTCGCCGACGTCCAGGCGGCGGAAAAACTTGCCAGCGATACCGGCGGCCGGGTGCTGCGCCTGGAAGACATTGATCAGAAGCTGCTGGGACAGGCAACCGCCATGTCGCCGATGAGTCATTGA
- a CDS encoding nitrous oxide reductase family maturation protein NosD translates to MTGNQQRPTGYARAPVIALVLLGLSGGALAAPQPITDLPLQADGEQQWRLPAGQYRGSFSIDQPMSLTCAPDAVFQGQGQGNTLIIRAPNVQVQGCTFLDWGHDLTAMNAAVFIQPVAQGAVVRGNRLQGQGFGIWVDGARDVSLIDNRIQGDPGLRSQDRGNGIHLYAVHGARVIGNHVRETRDGIYIDTSNGNLLEGNILEDLRYGVHYMFANDNRLEGNVTRRTRTGYALMQSRQLTVIGNRSEQDQNYGILMNYITYSTLRDNVVSDVRDGSTGDTMITGAEGKALFIYNSLFNCIEGNHFERSAVGIHLTAGSEDNRITGNVFAGNQRQVKYVATRLQEWSVDGRGNYWSDYLGWDRNGDGLGDVAYEPNDNVDRLLWLYPQVRLLMNSPGIELLRWVQRAFPVMKSPGVMDSHPLMHAPLQPPPRNSDQEDAS, encoded by the coding sequence ATGACCGGTAACCAGCAACGGCCCACGGGTTACGCTCGCGCACCGGTCATTGCCCTGGTGCTCCTGGGACTGTCGGGCGGCGCGCTTGCAGCGCCGCAGCCGATCACCGACCTGCCTTTACAGGCCGACGGTGAACAGCAATGGCGCCTGCCCGCGGGGCAATACCGCGGGTCGTTCAGCATCGACCAACCCATGAGCCTGACGTGTGCGCCGGACGCCGTATTTCAGGGGCAGGGCCAGGGCAATACGTTGATCATTCGCGCACCCAACGTTCAGGTCCAGGGCTGCACCTTCCTGGACTGGGGGCATGACCTCACGGCCATGAATGCTGCGGTGTTCATCCAGCCTGTCGCCCAGGGGGCGGTGGTTCGTGGCAACCGCCTGCAGGGCCAAGGCTTCGGGATCTGGGTCGATGGGGCGCGGGATGTCAGCCTGATCGACAACCGCATCCAGGGCGATCCCGGGCTGCGCTCCCAGGACCGGGGTAACGGCATTCACTTGTACGCAGTACACGGTGCCCGGGTGATCGGCAACCACGTACGCGAGACTCGCGACGGCATCTACATTGATACCTCCAACGGCAACCTGCTTGAGGGCAACATCCTGGAGGACCTGCGCTACGGCGTGCATTACATGTTCGCCAACGACAACCGCCTGGAGGGCAACGTCACCCGGCGCACCCGCACCGGTTATGCCTTGATGCAAAGCCGGCAACTGACGGTCATCGGCAACCGTTCCGAACAGGATCAGAACTACGGGATCCTGATGAACTACATCACCTATTCCACCCTGCGCGACAACGTCGTCAGCGATGTTCGCGACGGGTCCACCGGCGACACCATGATCACCGGTGCCGAGGGCAAGGCCCTGTTCATTTACAACTCGTTGTTCAACTGCATCGAAGGCAATCATTTCGAGCGCAGCGCGGTGGGCATCCACCTGACCGCCGGCTCGGAAGACAACCGCATCACCGGCAACGTCTTCGCCGGCAACCAACGCCAGGTCAAATACGTGGCCACACGGTTGCAGGAATGGTCGGTGGACGGGCGCGGCAATTACTGGAGCGACTACCTGGGCTGGGATCGCAACGGCGACGGTCTGGGGGACGTGGCCTATGAACCCAACGACAACGTCGATCGCCTGCTGTGGCTGTACCCCCAGGTACGGCTGTTGATGAACAGTCCGGGTATCGAGCTGCTGCGCTGGGTACAGCGGGCGTTCCCGGTTATGAAATCCCCGGGGGTGATGGACAGCCATCCATTGATGCACGCGCCGCTCCAGCCCCCGCCACGCAACAGTGATCAGGAGGACGCGTCTTGA
- a CDS encoding ABC transporter ATP-binding protein, which yields MNVVEIEGVSQRYGNVAVLRELNLNLAQGEALGLFGHNGAGKTTTMKLILGLLQASEGQVRVFGREPSDPGVRRMLGYLPENVMFYPQLSGLETLRHFARLKGAAPEQVDRLLEEVGLTEAARRRVRTYSKGMRQRLGLAQALLGQPRLLLLDEPTVGLDPIATQDLYQLLDRLRWQGTSIILCSHVLPGVEAHINRAAILTQGRLLALGSLDRLREDAGLPTLIRASGLSRADWLRQHWRSEGHATQGWGAQGLQVSAPDGSKLKLLRQLLAQDDPADVEIKPPSLEDLYRYYMVRAATEEAGS from the coding sequence TTGAACGTCGTCGAGATCGAAGGCGTCAGTCAGCGCTACGGCAATGTCGCCGTGTTGCGCGAGCTGAACCTGAACCTGGCCCAGGGCGAAGCGCTCGGCCTGTTCGGGCACAACGGTGCGGGCAAGACCACGACCATGAAACTGATACTCGGTCTGCTGCAGGCCAGTGAGGGTCAGGTTCGGGTATTTGGCCGCGAGCCGAGTGATCCGGGCGTGCGCCGAATGCTCGGTTACCTGCCGGAGAACGTGATGTTCTACCCGCAGTTGAGCGGCCTGGAAACCTTGCGCCATTTCGCCCGGCTCAAGGGCGCGGCGCCAGAGCAGGTCGACCGCTTGCTGGAGGAGGTCGGGCTGACGGAAGCGGCCAGGAGGCGCGTGCGTACGTACTCCAAGGGCATGCGCCAGCGCCTGGGGCTGGCCCAGGCCTTGCTCGGCCAGCCGCGGCTGCTATTGCTGGACGAACCCACCGTTGGCCTGGACCCCATTGCCACCCAGGATCTCTATCAACTGCTCGATCGCCTGCGCTGGCAGGGCACCAGCATCATTCTTTGTTCTCACGTCTTGCCTGGCGTGGAAGCGCACATCAACCGCGCAGCAATTCTCACCCAAGGTCGTCTGTTGGCCCTGGGCAGCCTGGACCGGTTGCGCGAGGACGCGGGGCTGCCGACGTTGATCCGCGCCTCGGGTCTGTCACGGGCCGATTGGCTTCGCCAGCATTGGCGCAGCGAAGGGCACGCCACCCAAGGCTGGGGCGCGCAAGGGCTGCAGGTGTCCGCGCCGGATGGCAGCAAACTCAAATTGCTGCGCCAGTTACTGGCCCAGGATGATCCGGCGGATGTCGAGATCAAACCGCCGTCCCTGGAAGACTTGTACCGCTATTACATGGTTCGCGCGGCGACCGAGGAGGCCGGCTCATGA
- the nosR gene encoding transcriptional regulator NosR: MTRPFVILPPSRFWLYGLSVLLLLFTSLAQARDYGDTPQQRIHHVLKQTDAISEPEGPYKVRRLSAAGKVLGYVFQSLDVVDIPAYSGKPINVQVILDPAGVILDAFVLEHHEPILLIGIAEEKLHAFSARYSGIKVNQRVVVGHSSDPNAVTVDAIAGATVTAMVVNEVIMRAAHDVAVSLELVKGDAGLAVAPARVREDLYEPADWTTLTGNGAVRRLHLTRGQADASFKGTEAEGVEAASAEQADATFIDLYVTHLNPPTIGRNLLGEAQYRTLMAELKPGEQAIAVMGSGRYSFKGSGYVRGGIFDRVQVRQFGDAISFRDLDFQRLDDVAAADMPEFDEMAIFIVRAAHRFDPGSPWSLELLVRRQTGPVSGTFSSFELTYQLPEPYLERPLPTAEQLAAAEEASRPMWLTLWYQKSLEITVLGVALLVLTAILFLQDALARRPKLLHWLRRGYLMFTVVFLGGYALAQLSVVNVLTFVHALFEGFRWELFLTDPLIFILWVFTAASILLWGRGVFCGWLCPFGALQELLNELARKLKVPQYELPFAVHERLWAIKYIILLVLFGISLESMSSAERLAEVEPFKTAITLRFDRQWWFVAYALGLLVINLFTRKVYCRYICPLGAALAMPTRLRLFDWLKRRKECGNPCQLCAKECEIQAIHPDGRINANECHYCLDCQMTWHNENKCPPLINKRKKRGKASATEAQLIPVVQVNPAP, from the coding sequence ATGACCCGTCCTTTTGTGATATTGCCCCCATCCCGTTTCTGGCTTTATGGACTGTCGGTTCTACTGCTTTTGTTCACCAGCCTTGCCCAGGCCAGGGACTACGGTGACACCCCGCAACAGCGCATCCACCACGTCCTGAAACAGACCGACGCGATCTCCGAACCCGAAGGGCCGTACAAGGTGCGCAGGCTGTCCGCTGCCGGCAAGGTTCTGGGATACGTGTTTCAAAGCCTCGACGTTGTGGACATTCCCGCTTACTCGGGCAAGCCCATCAACGTCCAGGTGATCCTCGACCCGGCTGGTGTGATCCTCGATGCTTTTGTGCTTGAACACCACGAACCGATTCTGCTGATCGGTATTGCCGAAGAAAAGCTCCACGCTTTTAGCGCCCGCTACAGCGGCATCAAGGTCAACCAACGGGTGGTGGTGGGGCACTCCAGTGACCCGAATGCGGTGACGGTGGATGCAATTGCCGGCGCCACCGTGACGGCGATGGTGGTCAATGAGGTCATCATGCGCGCCGCTCACGATGTCGCGGTCTCCCTGGAACTGGTCAAGGGTGACGCGGGGCTGGCGGTGGCGCCGGCCCGGGTGCGTGAAGACCTTTACGAACCCGCCGACTGGACGACCTTGACCGGTAACGGCGCGGTGCGTCGCCTGCACCTGACCCGCGGCCAGGCGGACGCTTCCTTCAAGGGGACCGAGGCCGAGGGAGTGGAGGCCGCCAGCGCCGAGCAAGCAGACGCCACCTTCATCGACCTGTACGTCACCCATCTGAACCCGCCCACCATCGGCCGCAACCTGCTGGGCGAGGCGCAATACCGCACGCTGATGGCCGAGCTCAAGCCCGGCGAGCAGGCCATCGCCGTGATGGGCAGCGGTCGCTATTCCTTCAAGGGTTCGGGGTATGTGCGCGGCGGCATTTTCGATCGCGTGCAGGTGCGTCAGTTCGGCGATGCCATCAGCTTTCGCGACCTGGACTTCCAGCGTCTGGACGATGTGGCGGCCGCGGACATGCCGGAGTTCGACGAGATGGCGATCTTCATCGTCCGCGCCGCCCACCGTTTCGACCCGGGTTCGCCCTGGAGCCTGGAACTGCTGGTGCGTCGTCAGACCGGGCCTGTCAGCGGCACCTTCAGCAGCTTCGAACTGACTTATCAATTGCCCGAGCCTTATCTGGAAAGGCCATTGCCGACGGCTGAGCAGTTGGCGGCGGCCGAAGAGGCCAGCCGACCGATGTGGTTGACCCTCTGGTACCAGAAAAGCCTCGAGATCACCGTACTGGGTGTGGCCCTGCTGGTGCTCACGGCGATCCTGTTCCTGCAGGATGCGCTGGCCCGGCGACCGAAACTGCTGCACTGGCTGCGTCGCGGCTACCTGATGTTCACCGTGGTGTTTCTTGGGGGTTATGCATTGGCCCAGTTGTCGGTGGTCAATGTGCTGACCTTCGTTCACGCCCTGTTCGAAGGCTTTCGTTGGGAACTGTTCCTCACCGACCCGCTGATTTTCATCCTCTGGGTGTTCACCGCCGCCAGCATTCTGCTGTGGGGGCGTGGGGTGTTCTGCGGCTGGTTGTGTCCGTTCGGTGCGCTGCAGGAGTTGCTCAACGAACTGGCGCGCAAGCTGAAAGTGCCGCAGTACGAGCTGCCGTTCGCCGTCCACGAGCGACTCTGGGCAATCAAATACATCATTTTGCTGGTGCTGTTCGGCATCTCGCTGGAGTCGATGTCCAGCGCCGAACGGTTGGCCGAGGTGGAACCCTTCAAGACCGCCATCACCCTCAGGTTCGACCGTCAGTGGTGGTTCGTGGCGTATGCGCTGGGTCTGCTGGTGATCAACCTGTTCACCCGCAAAGTCTATTGCCGCTACATCTGCCCGCTGGGTGCCGCCCTGGCGATGCCGACCCGGCTGCGGCTGTTTGACTGGCTCAAGCGCCGCAAGGAATGTGGCAACCCCTGCCAGCTGTGCGCCAAGGAATGCGAGATCCAGGCGATTCACCCCGATGGCCGGATCAACGCCAACGAATGTCACTACTGCCTCGATTGCCAGATGACCTGGCACAACGAAAACAAATGCCCGCCACTGATCAACAAGCGCAAAAAGCGCGGTAAGGCGAGCGCGACCGAAGCGCAACTGATTCCCGTGGTGCAGGTGAACCCGGCGCCTTGA
- a CDS encoding ABC transporter permease, whose amino-acid sequence MNPIWNMARKEFSDGLRNRWLLAISLLFAVLAIGIAWLGAAASGQLGFTSVPATVASLACLATFLMPLIALLLAYDAIVGEDESGTLLLLLTYPLGRGQLLLGKFVGHGLILALATLIGFGCAMFAIALLVDDIELSLLLWAFGRFIVSSTLLGWVFLGLAYVLSSLSAEKSTAAGLALGVWFFFVLVFDLALLALLVLSEGRFSADLLPWLLLFNPTDVYRLINLSGFDTGSNGAAVLTLGSDLPVPGPWLWLCLWLWMAVPLWLAYRLFNRRCP is encoded by the coding sequence ATGAACCCGATCTGGAACATGGCCCGCAAGGAATTCAGTGACGGCTTGCGCAACCGCTGGTTGTTGGCGATCAGTCTGTTGTTCGCTGTGCTGGCCATCGGCATCGCCTGGCTTGGCGCGGCGGCGTCCGGCCAGCTGGGTTTTACCTCGGTGCCGGCAACGGTGGCGAGCCTGGCCTGCCTGGCAACGTTCCTGATGCCGTTGATCGCGTTGCTGCTGGCCTATGACGCGATTGTCGGCGAGGACGAGAGCGGCACCTTGCTGCTGTTGCTGACGTATCCGTTGGGGCGCGGCCAGTTGCTGCTGGGCAAGTTTGTCGGTCACGGCCTGATTCTGGCGCTGGCGACCCTGATCGGCTTTGGTTGCGCGATGTTCGCCATCGCCCTGCTGGTGGACGATATCGAGCTGAGCTTGCTGCTCTGGGCCTTTGGCCGCTTCATCGTCTCCAGCACGCTGTTGGGTTGGGTTTTTTTGGGGCTGGCCTATGTGCTGAGCAGCCTGTCGGCGGAGAAATCCACCGCCGCCGGCCTGGCGCTGGGGGTGTGGTTTTTCTTCGTGCTGGTGTTTGACCTGGCGTTGCTGGCACTGCTGGTGCTGAGCGAGGGCCGCTTCAGTGCGGACCTGCTGCCATGGCTGTTGCTGTTCAACCCCACCGATGTGTATCGGCTGATCAACCTGTCGGGGTTCGACACCGGTTCCAACGGCGCGGCAGTGCTGACCCTGGGCAGCGACCTGCCGGTGCCCGGGCCTTGGCTCTGGCTGTGCCTGTGGTTGTGGATGGCTGTGCCGTTGTGGCTGGCCTATCGATTGTTCAACCGCCGGTGCCCGTGA